In Catenulispora sp. EB89, the genomic window CCGATGACGCGGTCGGCAGGGGGCCGCGCCCGAAGAACCCTGATGTCCGGCCCGGAGGCGGGTCCGGCGCGGGCTCGGGAGCCGATGCGGTCGGGCCCACCGACGCGCGGCGGCTGCGGCCGGCCGGGACGCCGGGTCGGGGACCGGCCCCGGGACCGCGGCAGGCGGCGAATCCTGGCCGGATACGGCGAGACGGCAAGCCGGCTCGGGACGACGTCCCCGGAGCGGGAACACCGTCCGCGCGGCGCGAAGGCGCGGAGCGGCGGCGTGAGGGCGCGGAGGCGCGGCAGGCTGCTGATTCGGGTCCGATAGCCGGCTCGGGCTGGTTCCGGCGCGGGAAACCGGCGCGGGGCGAACAGCCGCAGCGGTCGGGGAAGGCGCCGCGTCGAGGTGAGCCCTCTGATTCGGGCCGGGTGCAGCAGCCTGGGAGAGTGGCCGAGCCTCGGAAGGCGCCGCGCCGGGAGCCTTCCGACGCAGAGCGGGTGCAACGGCCACGCGACGCGGCAGACATCAGCCGGGTGCCTCGGCGTGGCGAGCGTGAGGCCGAGCAGACACAACGATCCGGAAGAGCAGCGGAGCCCAGAAAGGTCTCGCGCCGCGAACGTGCGGAGGCCGAGCAGGCGCAGCGCTCCGGACGCGCGCCGGAACCCAGAAAGGCCTCGCGCCGCGAGCGCGCGGAGGCTGAGCAGGCCCAGCGGTCGCGGAACCCCCAACGGGACGGTGCGCCGCCTGGAAGCGAGTGGGTGCCGCGTCCGGGGCGTCCGGAGCCGCGTGGTGGCGTGCCTTCCGATCCTCGCCGCCCGGAGCCGCGCGGGAGTGCTCCCGCCGATCCCGGTCGCGCGCCGCGTTCGGGGCAGCCGCCACAAGGCGGTCGGGCTTCGCAGCGCGACGAGCCGTGGGGGACCGGAGAGCCGCCGCCGCGGCGCCCGCCGCAGCGTGAGGAGCCTTTCCAGCCTCCGGACTTCTAGGGCGCATGGGAGTTGCGCACTAAGCTCTGCCGTGATGATCTCGCGCTCGGAATTCCAGCTGGTCCTCCTGCGTCGGATGGCCGACTACCAACCGGCCCTCGTGGAACAGGCTCGGCAGGGCCTCGGCTTCACCATCACTGAGATGCGTGAAGCGAACGCCTGGTGGCAACGCTATGTGCGGTCGCGCTCCTCACCGCGCGGGCCGGAGCGCTTCAGAGCGGTGCTCGGTCCGCCGGACAACGAGATGGACATGCGGACCGGGGATCTGGTCAGCCGGCTCTATCACTGGGTGCTGCCGTTGTGGCCGGAGCTGCGCTTCGAGATCGTGGTCGGGCCGGGCGGGCAGGTCTGGCAGGAGTGGCTGGTGCGGGCGCCCGGGACGAAGCCGCCGGCGGCGCCGGAGGATCAGGCGCTGGAGCCGTGGGAGTACGTGGTCGGCGACCTGGAGCGGATGTATCCGCGGGTGCGGCACCTTCCCGAGGACGCTCCGACGCGCTGGCACAGTGAATACGGGTACGACGACGGGCACGGCGTCGTCGCGCGGCGCCGGGCCCGGTTCGTTTACGGGCTTCTGCAGGAAGTGTCGGAGCCTCTGGACGGACCCGCTTAGAACGCTTTCTAGCCGTGCGTCTTAGCGAGCAGCTGCAGGATCTCCGCAGTTGAGGCGCGCTGGCCGATCTGCGGGAAGATGCGCTCGACGGCGTTCTCATGCACTTCGATACCGCGGTCGGCCATGGCGTCGGTGGCGAAGGCCACGCTGTAGTTGTGCGCGTACGCCTCGCGCGCCGTGGTGTCGACGCCGCGGCTGGTGACCAGGCCGGCCAGGACGATCTGCGTGACGCCGCGCCGGCGCAGCTGGGTGTCGAGGTCGGTGCCGTGGAAGGCGCCCCACTGGTGCTTGGTGACCCGGATGTCGGTGCTCTGCGCGCCGAGCTCGTCGACGATGACGGCGAAGTCCGCGGGCATCCCCTCGTCGTCGCCGTCCTCGTCCGGCTCTTCGTCGTCCCGGCCCTTCGGGGCGTCGGCGAAGTCGGGGGAGAAGGAGACGTTCACCAGGACGACCGGGAGACCGTGGGCGCGGAAGGCGTCGGCCAGTTCCTTGCCGCGTGCCACTACCTCGGTACCGCTATAGGGAACTGCGGGAGGGGCGACGATGCCGTGCTGGAGGTCGATGAGGACGAGCGCGGTCTTCGGGTCGAGCGTGGTCAGCGCCATGTCGCGGGTTCCTTATCCGTTCTGTTCGCCTTGCGCGGTCCGAAGGGACTGCGAGCGGTCGACGAGCACCACCGCGAGCAGCAGCAGACCGCAGCCGATCATAACGACGGCGAGCGAATGGAGGCCGCCTGAAGACGCCCCGGTGCGGAAGACGATCGCCACCGCGGCCGACGACAGGATGGCGCCGAGGTACTGGAACGTGCGCAACAGTCCCGAGGCGGTCCCCATGCGTGAAGCATCCGCCTGACGGAACAGGGCGTTCTGGTTGGCGAGACCGTTCATGCCCTGCGTGGTGCCCGCCAGAAGGCCCACGGCTATGAGGATCCATATAGCGGTTCCCCGGTTAAGGGCGAGCAGCGCTGTAGACGCCGCGATCATCGACACGGTTCCGACGAAGAGCTTGCTGCGGATCCCGTTGCGCCGTCCGGTGAACCAGGCCACGACGATCGCGGTGAGCGAGGTCGGCAGGACGACGAGACCGGCTGCGGAGGCGCTGAGGCCGCGTCCTTCTTCCAGCCACTGCGTGAATCCGTAGATGAAACAGTAGGTGAGGATGTAGGTGAGTGTCTGGCGCAGATAGGTGATCAGCAGCGGAGTGTTCCCGCCGAAGATGCGCAGATCAATGAAGGGCTCCCCTATGCGGAGCTCTACACGAGCGAACGCCATGGCAATCGCAGCTGCGATGACGAGCAGGTAGAGGTGGCCGACGCTCAGGTCCATGAGGAAGAGCAGCAGGCTGGTCAGCATCGCGGCGAACAGGCCCATGCCCACCAGATCGATGCGGCTCTCGGTCCCTATTGGAGCGCTCTTGGGGAGCCTGCGCGCGCCGAGCGTTATACAGACCAGCGCCAGAGGGATGTTGACGGCGAACACCAGGCGCCATCCGCCGACGCCGATGAGTGCGCCACCGAGCGTGGGGCCGATGACCATCGTGCTCTGCGCCGATATGGAGAGCGCTGTGAGGATTCCGCTGGGCGTCTTCATACCGGTGCGCTGTGCCTCGCCGCGCACCGTGTGCATCGCTGCGGGGAACTGCGCGCTGGTCCCGAAGCCCAACAACACGCGCGCCACGATCAACACCCCGAGTGATGGTGCTATAGCACCGATCACTCCGGCGATGCCGACCATCCCGGCCCCGGCGAGGAAGAGCGGACGCGCCCCGAAGCGGTCCACAAGCCGGCCGATCACCGGCTGGCCTATAGCGGTCGCGAGGTAGAGCGCCGACACGAGCCACGCCGTCGCCGCCGGCGAGGCGCCGAAGGCCGTGCCGATCGGCACCAGCGCGATCGCGATCATCGAGGAGTTGATCGGGTTGAGGGTCGCGCCGAGGAGGAGCGGGACGGTGAGGCGCCGGTTGAAGGCGGGGGCCGGTGCCGCGTCCGGAACCTCGGCCGGAGCGGAGGTCTGCGGGGGTGTGTCTGTAGCCGTCATTCGCTCAACCGCTCCAACAGCCCCAAGGCCTCGACCACCGTCGCGAGTTCGTCCGCCGAGAACCGCTCCCGTAGCGCCTGCTCCAGCCATTCGTCGCGGGCCCGCCGCGATCCGCTCACCGTCCGGTCGGCCGTCTGCGTCAGCTCGATGAGCTGGCGGCGGCCGTCGTCCGGGTCCTGGCGGCGGGCGATCATGCCGCGCTCCTCCAGCACCGCCACGGTGGTGGCCATCGACTGCGGGCGCACGCGCTCGGCCTTCGCCAGGTCGCTGGTCGAGGCCGGGCCGTCGCGGTCCAGGCGGCCCAGGACCGCCAGCTGCGAGGCGGTCAGTTCGTGGACGTCGTCCACCTCGCGCAGCCGGCGGCGCAGGCGGCCGACCAGCACGCGCAGTTCGCGGGCCGCGCGTGCGGCGTCCGTGGCGGTGCCGCCGGCTTCGCTGCCGCTACCGCCAGCGCCGCCGCTGCCCTGCCGATCCATCCCGATCCCAGCAGCCATACCTTCAGTCTAAACTGTGCAGTCCAGACTGTCTATCTCCCTCGCCGGTACCCTAACGACCATGAAGGTCCTCGTCATCGGCACCGGCGGCCGCGAGCACGCCCTCGCCCGCGCCCTCAGCACCGACCCCGCCGTCACCGCGCTCTACTGCGCGCCCGGCAACCCCGGCATCGCGGAGATCGCCGAGCTGCGCCCGGTCGACGCGCAGGACCCGGCGGCGGTGCGGGACCTGGCCGTCGCGCTCGGCGTGGACCTGGTCGTCGTGGGGCCGGAGGCGCCGCTGGTGGCCGGGGTCGCCGATCCGGTGCGGGAAGCGGGGATCGCGGTGTTCGGGCCGTCGAAGGCCGCCGCGTTGCTGGAGGGCTCCAAGGCGTTCGCCAAGGAGGTCATGGCCGCCGCCGGCATCCCGACCGCCAAGGCCTACGTCTGCGAGAGCGAGGCCGAGTACGTCAAGGCGCTCGACGAGTTCGCCGGCTTCCCCTACGTGGTGAAGGACGACGCGCTCGCCGCAGGCAAGGGCGTCGTCGTCACTGAGGACCGCACCGCCGCACTGGAGCACGCGCGCGCCTGCGGCCGCGTCGTCATCGAGGAGTACCTCGACGGCCCCGAGGTCTCGCTGTTCGGCGTCACCGACGGCACCACCGTCATCCCGATGATGCCCTCGCAGGACTTCAAGCGGATCGGCGACGGCGACGCCGGCCCCAACACCGGCGGGATGGGCGCCTACTGCCCGCTGCCGTGGGCGCCGGAGGGGCTGACCGACGAAGTCGTCGCGACGGTCCTGCAGCCGCTCGTCGACGAGATGCACCGCCGCGGCACCCCGTTCGCCGGGCTGGTCTACGCCGGCCTCGCCCTGACCTCCAAGGGCCTGCGCGTCGTGGAGTTCAACGCGCGTTTCGGCGACCCCGAGACGCAGAGTGTGCTGGCCATGCTCGAGTCCCCGCTGTCCGAGCTGCTGTATCCGGCTGCGACCGGCACCCTCGCCGAGGCGCCCGGGCCGCGCTGGCGGGACGGCGCGTCGGTCACCGTCGTGATGGCCGCCGCTGGCTATCCGGGCACGCCGCGCGGCGGCGACGTGATCACCGGGATCGCGGCCGCCGAGCAGCTGGGCACCGTGGTGAACCAGGCCGGGACCCAGCGGAACGCGGACGGCGACCTGGTCACCGCGGGCGGCCGGGTGCTGGCGGTGACCGCCGTGGCGGACGGCCTCGGTGCCGCGCGCGCCAAGGCGTACGAGGGCGTCGCGGTGGTCGGTTTCGACGGCGAGCAGCACCGCACCGACATCGCCGCGGAGGCCGCGAAAACAGCTGGCTGATACGCCGGCTGACAAGTCACCGTGAGGCACGGATCCCTTACCCCGCCATCCGAAAGTGTGTATTCACGCCACGGCCGCTAACCGCTGTGGGTGTTTCGCGCTAGCCTTCGCAACAGGCTCGTAAGCGGCCTGGACGCTTGGGGGATCCATCAGCACGGTGACTGCGACGACGGCGCGGGTGAGCGCCCACAGGGCGGCCCGCGCGCTACTGCGCGTCCGCGCGTGGGTGATAGCGGCCTACGCCCTCAGCGCTGCGGCGGCGAGCGCGGGCCTGATCGGCCTGGCGCGGGTGCGCGGCTGGGACGGTGCCGGGCCCGAGGTGGCGGTCGTGGCGGCCGCCGTGGTCTGCGTGCTGTGGGCACTGCCCGCGGTCCGGCTGCACCGCAGCGCCGTGGCACCGCCGAAGACCGTCCCGCTCGGTGGCGAGGCCGCCCCCGAACTGGAACTGCTGGTCCGGCAGCTCGCGCTGCAACTCCAGGTGCCGACCCCGGCCGGGATCGAGCTGTCCCCGGACTGCGACGCCTGGCTCGATCCGCGTCCCGGGGGCCCGGTGCTGGTCATCGGGGCGCCGTTCCTGTGGTGGCTGCGGGTCAGCGAGCTGCGGGGACTGCTGGCGCCGCTGGTCGCCGGGATGGCCGCGGCCGGGGACGAGCGGATCGTGCGGGCCCGGGCCTTCGCCAACCGGAGCATCGGCGCGCTGCACGGCCGTCCGGGCCGGACCCTCCGGGTGTTCCCCGGCTGCCGGCTCCGGGTCGCCGGCTACTTCGAGGCCCGCGCCGAGGCGCTGGAACGGGTCGTGGCCTGGGAGGCGGTGGCGGCCTCGCGGATGATCGAGCCCGCGGCCCGGGCCTACGCGCACGAACAGATCAACATGGCCGCCGCCGGCTGGGACCGGGTCCTGACCCGGCTGGCCCACCCGGCGTGGGAGTCGGGCTACTGCCCGGTGGGGCTGAACGTGGCGCTGGTCGGCGCGCTGACCTCGCTGGGCCGCCGGGACCGGATGGCCGGCTCGCTGGCCACCCGGCTGAGCGAGCGGCCGGCGTGCGACCTGCTGGAGCGGCCCGGCGACGTGGACGCGCACGCGTCGCGGATGGCCGCGGAGCTGTTCGAGGGCCGCCGGATCGAGCGGACGGTGACCTGGGAGCGGTACGTCACCGCCGTCACCGAGCCGGAGCTGGTGCGGCGTGCCGAGTCGGTGCCGGAGGAGCACCCGGCGGCGAAGCGGATACGCACCCTGATCGCCGACGCCGGGGTGCCCGGCGCGCGGCGCGGCGAGACCGAGGCCCGGGGTGGCGACGGTCTGCAGGGCGCGGTGATCCCCGGCCCGCGTCTGGGGGAAGCGGACGACATGCCGTCCGGCGACGTCGCGGAGCCCGACATCGACAGCCTCGCCGCCTACCTCGCGGTCCGCCTCGTCGAGGCGCGCCTGGCGTCCTGGGGCCTGGACTGGCTGGACGGCCCGGTCCTGCGCGACCGCGTCGGGGACACGGTGCCGATCCACGACATGGCCGCGGCGCTCGCGGACGCCGGCGACGTGTCCCGGCTCTCGGACTGGCTCGCGCACATCACTCGCTGAATCCCGGGTACGTCACCTGCTCCAAGCAGGACGCGGGATAACGCTGTATTCGAAGCATGAACGCAGTATTCGAAAACTTTCCTGCGTCAGAACGAACCTCAGGACCCTCTTGAGGGTCCACGCACGTGAAAAAATTTGGGGGGTGGCGCCGACACGGCGCCGCCGAGGTTCGAGCCCACTGGTTGGGCATCGCAGCGATCATCTGGTCCGCGCTCGTCGTGGCCGTCCAGGGGGCACGGCTGGGGCGGTGGATCGTCGACGACGCCGGAATCAGCTTCGCGTACGCGAGGAACATCGCCGAGGGCCACGGCCCGGTGGTGCAGGCGGGGGCTCCCCCGGTGGAGGGCTACTCGGACCCCACGTGGGTCGGGCTCCTGGCGGTCGGGAGGCTGCTCGGTCTCTTCGACCACGGCGCGTGGTTCGGAGTCCCGGACTACGTCCTGTATCCGAAGGCCTTGGGGCTGCTGTGCGTTATCGGCATCCTGGGCTGCTTCTATGCCGCCTGCCTGGCCGTGCTGCCGAGCCGCGCGGTGGCCGCGGGGGTCACCGCGGTGGCCGGGACGGCGCTGGCCTTCGTGCCGACGTTCGTCCTGTGGACGTTCTCCGGCTTGGAGAACTCGCTCTATGCGTTGCTGGTCACCGCTGTCGCGGTTCTGTTGGTGCGTTCGGTGGCCGACAGCACCGACCGGTTGTTGTCCCGCCGGACCGCGGTCATCGCCGGCGTACTGGTCGCGCTGGCCGCGCTCACCAGGCCGGACGGCCTGATCTACTTCGCCGCCTATCCGGCCGTCGTGCTGCTGGTGGTGGACCGGCGGCGGGTCCGGGACGCGCTCCGTCCGGTCGGCTTCTTCGCGGCGCCCGCGTTCGGCCTCTACGGCTTGTACGTGCTCTGGCGCCGCTTCGAGTTCGGACGCTGGCTGCCGAACACCGCGGTGGCCAAGGCCCAGGCCAGTCCGTCGGCGAGCGACCTGAACCGGATCTCCGACGTGCTGCAGTATCCGGGCCTGGTGATCTCGCTGGTCGCGATCGGCGTCGTGGTCGCCGCGGTGGTGGCCGTGCCGGCGCTGCGGCGTCCGCTGACCGCGCTGCTCGTGCCGCTCGCGCTGGCGCTGGTCGCGTACTGCGTGCTGAACCCGGACTGGATGGGGCAGCTGCGGTTCTCCACGCCGGTCTGGCCGCTGGCCGTGCTGGTCACGGTGATCTGCGCGGCGCGGCTGGTCGTCAAGCCCGGGCTGCGGCGCCGGATCGGACTGCTCGGCTCGCTCGCCGGGGCCGTGTATCTGGCGCAGGGGATCACCGGGCCGATGCCCGGGGACAGCGTGTCGCAGCCGGTGGTGCCGCTGTGCGTGGTGGCCGACGAGAACGGCGAGTTGTTCAACTCCTTCGCCGACGTGGCCGGCATCGAGAACGGCAGCCTGCTGCTGCCCGACCTCGGCGGGACGGCGCTGACCAGCCGGCTGCGGCTGCGGGACACGGCCGGGCTGGTCGACGCGAAGGTCGCGGACTACCTGCACGCCAAGGACATGAACGGGCTGCGGGACTACATCTTCGACGTGATGCAGCCGACCTTCATCCAGACCCACGGCGACTGGTCGCCGACCCTGATGGCCGGCTCCGGGTTCGATCCGCGGATGCTCCGGGACTACGCCCAGATCTACCCGCGGAGCCCGATTCCGGCGTCTCCGTGGGGCAGCAGCGACTGGGTCCGGAAGTCGGCGCTCAAGGACCCCTCGGACCTGGCCAAGCTGCGGGCCTTCGCGGACACCGCGCTGCCCGCTCAGGCCCGGTTCGAGCAGCGCACGCCGGACGGCGACTGCTCGGACCGGCTGGAGGTCGGTGAACCGCTGGCTCTGCACTAGCTGTCCTGGCCGCCGCGGTGTGACGGGGTGTGGCGGGGTGTGGCGGCCGGGCCGGCGCCGGCGCGATCCGCCGCGCTGGGAGCCAGATCACACCGGCGCTGAGCTGCGGCGGTTAGAAAGGGCGGCCGCCTCCTGGGAGAATCGGGTGTCAGGACCTCACACAGGAAGGCCGCCGTCATGATCGAGCGCTACACCCTGCCCGAGATGGGCCGTGTCTGGTCCGAGGCCCACAAGTACGAGTTGTGGGCGAAGGTCGAGACGCTGGTCGTGGAGGCGCACGCGGCGGCCGGGACGATCCCGGAGTCCGCGGTGGAGCCGGTGCGCAACGCCGCGCCGCCGACCCCGGAGGCCGTGGAGGCGATCGAGGCCGTCACGCAGCACGACGTGATCGCGTTCCTGTCCGCGTGGGCCGACAACACCGAGCCGCGCGAGGCCGCTGCCTACGTGCACTTCGGGATGACCTCCTCGGACCTGCTGGACACCGCGCTCGCGCTGCAGCTCACCGAGGCCACCGACATCCTGCTGGAGAAGGCGGACAAGCTGGTCGCGGTGCTGCGCGACCACGCGCTGGCGCACCGCGCCACGCTGCGCGTCGGCCGCACCCACGGGATCCACGGCGAGCCGGACGTCTGGGGCCACCGGGTCGCCGACTTCGCTTTCGGCGTGGCCCGCTCGCGCGACCGGCTGCGGCAGGCGCGCGAGGCGGTCGGCGTCATCGCGATCTCCGGCGCGGTCGGCACCTACTCCAACATCGACCCGGCGATCGAGGCCTTCGTCGCGGACAAGCTGGGCCTGCGGGCCGCCGACGTCTCCACCCAGGTGATCCTGCGCGACGGCGTCTCCGAGTGGGTGTCGGCGCTGGCGATCATGGCCACGGTGCTGGAGGCCATCGCGCTGGAGGTGCGGCACGGCCAGCGCACCGAGGTCCGCGAACTGTGGGAGCCGTTCGGCAAGGGGCAGAAGGGCTCCTCGGCGATGCCCCACAAGAAGAACCCGATCATGTCCGAGCGGCTGGCCGGGATGGCGCGCATCGTCCGCGCGCAGATCGTGCCG contains:
- a CDS encoding isochorismatase family protein yields the protein MALTTLDPKTALVLIDLQHGIVAPPAVPYSGTEVVARGKELADAFRAHGLPVVLVNVSFSPDFADAPKGRDDEEPDEDGDDEGMPADFAVIVDELGAQSTDIRVTKHQWGAFHGTDLDTQLRRRGVTQIVLAGLVTSRGVDTTAREAYAHNYSVAFATDAMADRGIEVHENAVERIFPQIGQRASTAEILQLLAKTHG
- a CDS encoding MFS transporter is translated as MTATDTPPQTSAPAEVPDAAPAPAFNRRLTVPLLLGATLNPINSSMIAIALVPIGTAFGASPAATAWLVSALYLATAIGQPVIGRLVDRFGARPLFLAGAGMVGIAGVIGAIAPSLGVLIVARVLLGFGTSAQFPAAMHTVRGEAQRTGMKTPSGILTALSISAQSTMVIGPTLGGALIGVGGWRLVFAVNIPLALVCITLGARRLPKSAPIGTESRIDLVGMGLFAAMLTSLLLFLMDLSVGHLYLLVIAAAIAMAFARVELRIGEPFIDLRIFGGNTPLLITYLRQTLTYILTYCFIYGFTQWLEEGRGLSASAAGLVVLPTSLTAIVVAWFTGRRNGIRSKLFVGTVSMIAASTALLALNRGTAIWILIAVGLLAGTTQGMNGLANQNALFRQADASRMGTASGLLRTFQYLGAILSSAAVAIVFRTGASSGGLHSLAVVMIGCGLLLLAVVLVDRSQSLRTAQGEQNG
- a CDS encoding MarR family winged helix-turn-helix transcriptional regulator, which codes for MAAGIGMDRQGSGGAGGSGSEAGGTATDAARAARELRVLVGRLRRRLREVDDVHELTASQLAVLGRLDRDGPASTSDLAKAERVRPQSMATTVAVLEERGMIARRQDPDDGRRQLIELTQTADRTVSGSRRARDEWLEQALRERFSADELATVVEALGLLERLSE
- the purD gene encoding phosphoribosylamine--glycine ligase, translated to MKVLVIGTGGREHALARALSTDPAVTALYCAPGNPGIAEIAELRPVDAQDPAAVRDLAVALGVDLVVVGPEAPLVAGVADPVREAGIAVFGPSKAAALLEGSKAFAKEVMAAAGIPTAKAYVCESEAEYVKALDEFAGFPYVVKDDALAAGKGVVVTEDRTAALEHARACGRVVIEEYLDGPEVSLFGVTDGTTVIPMMPSQDFKRIGDGDAGPNTGGMGAYCPLPWAPEGLTDEVVATVLQPLVDEMHRRGTPFAGLVYAGLALTSKGLRVVEFNARFGDPETQSVLAMLESPLSELLYPAATGTLAEAPGPRWRDGASVTVVMAAAGYPGTPRGGDVITGIAAAEQLGTVVNQAGTQRNADGDLVTAGGRVLAVTAVADGLGAARAKAYEGVAVVGFDGEQHRTDIAAEAAKTAG
- the purB gene encoding adenylosuccinate lyase, which encodes MIERYTLPEMGRVWSEAHKYELWAKVETLVVEAHAAAGTIPESAVEPVRNAAPPTPEAVEAIEAVTQHDVIAFLSAWADNTEPREAAAYVHFGMTSSDLLDTALALQLTEATDILLEKADKLVAVLRDHALAHRATLRVGRTHGIHGEPDVWGHRVADFAFGVARSRDRLRQAREAVGVIAISGAVGTYSNIDPAIEAFVADKLGLRAADVSTQVILRDGVSEWVSALAIMATVLEAIALEVRHGQRTEVRELWEPFGKGQKGSSAMPHKKNPIMSERLAGMARIVRAQIVPVMEGIPLWHERDISHSSTERIALPDASIALDYMLNLTIRLMSGLVVNADRMRANLDSTGGLVYSSTVLLELVEMGLERDTQAYPLTQRASMKTWETGRPFRETLRAEADAAGLAIDEARLDEATRPERFVERLDGMFEKLAKLS